Proteins encoded in a region of the Vicia villosa cultivar HV-30 ecotype Madison, WI unplaced genomic scaffold, Vvil1.0 ctg.000587F_1_1, whole genome shotgun sequence genome:
- the LOC131629645 gene encoding uncharacterized protein LOC131629645 — protein sequence MSDTVTPSQHLPYPHAPSKKDNARQYARFMDIFKQLHINIPFAEALEQMPKYAKFMKNMLTKKKRYTDKETVLLDARCSVVIQRNTPRKESDPGQVTLPLTIGGNYTGNGLIDLGSSINLIPLSIVKRLGNIVMKPTRMTLQLADKTITSPYGAAQDILVKVDKFFFPVDFVVVDMEEDREGLMKVRVQDEEVKFNLFEAKKHPKNKKDIFRIDATEGELKDAEDQVHKDKTKASNDRNISHK from the exons ATGTCAGATACTGTAACCCCAAGTCAACATCTACCATATCCCCACGCTCCGTCAAAGAAGGATAATGCTAGGCAATACGCCCGGTTTATGGACATATTTAAACAACTTCATATAAATATTCCATTTGCCGAAGCGTTGGAGCAAATGCCCAAGtatgctaaattcatgaagaacatgctcacaaagaaaaagaggTACACAGACAAAGAGACGGTGTTGCTTGATGCTCGTTGTAGTGTCGTGATCCAAAGGAatactccaagaaaggaatccgatccgggaCAAGTCACCTTGCCATTAACTATTGGAGGTAATTACACTGGTAATGGTTTAATTGATCTGGGGTCTAGCATCAAtttaatccctttatccattgtcaagagATTGGGGAATATTGTGATGAAGCCTACTAGGATGACATTGCAATTAGCCGATAAGACTATCACTTCACCGTATGGAGCAGCTCAAGATATCCTAGTAAAAgtggacaaattctttttcccggtggATTTTGTGGTAGTTGACATGGAGGAAGATCGTGAG GGGCTCATGaaagtaagggtgcaagatgaagaggtaaagtttaATCTTTTCGAAGCCAAGAAGCATCCTAAGAACAAGAAGGATATTTTCCGAATCGATGCCACCGAAGGAGAACTCAAAGATGCTGAAGATCAAGTTCATAAAGACAAAACGAAAGCATCTAATGATAGAAACATCAGCCATAAATAA